In Marinobacter sp. M3C, the genomic stretch AACCGCATTGCCAAGAGCGCCCAGCGCGTTGAGGCCATGGGTACGGCGGATGAACTGAACTGTCACATGGGCCTGCTGGTTGAGATGCTGGACAGCGATGATACGCTGTTTGAGCCCATGCGCCGCATTCAGCATCACCTGTTTGACCTGGGTGGTGAATTTGCGATTCCAGGTAGCATCGTCATCAGCGAGCAGCACATCACCTGGCTGGAAGGCTTGTTGGACGACTTAAACGAGCCGTTACCACCATTGAAAAACTTCATTCTGCCCGGTGGAAGCCCAGCCGCGGCTCAGTGTCACATGGCCCGCGCTGTGTGCCGTCGTGCCGAGCGCGTTGTGGTAGCTCTCAGTCATGAAGACTCTATTAATCCGCTGGCGCGACAGTATTTAAACCGCTTGTCTGATTTGTTATTTGTTGCCTCACGCGTGCTGGCACGGCGCGAGGGCGCGGAGGAAATTCTGTGGGAACAGAAGAAGGCCAGCCGCGATGAACT encodes the following:
- a CDS encoding cob(I)yrinic acid a,c-diamide adenosyltransferase, which produces MGNRLSKIYTRTGDDGSTGLADGNRIAKSAQRVEAMGTADELNCHMGLLVEMLDSDDTLFEPMRRIQHHLFDLGGEFAIPGSIVISEQHITWLEGLLDDLNEPLPPLKNFILPGGSPAAAQCHMARAVCRRAERVVVALSHEDSINPLARQYLNRLSDLLFVASRVLARREGAEEILWEQKKASRDELSPKK